A part of Oryctolagus cuniculus chromosome 4, mOryCun1.1, whole genome shotgun sequence genomic DNA contains:
- the RBP1 gene encoding retinol-binding protein 1 gives MPVDFTGYWKMLANENFEEYLRALDVNVALRKIANLLKPDKEILQDGDHMIIRTLSTFRNYIMDFHVGKEFEEDLTGIDDRKCMTTVSWDGDKLECVQKGEKEGRGWTQWIEGDELHLEMRVQGVVCKQVFKKVQ, from the exons ATGCCGGTCGACTTCACCGGGTACTGGAAGATGCTGGCCAACGAGAATTTCGAGGAGTACCTGCGCGCCCTGG ATGTCAATGTGGCCTTGCGCAAAATCGCCAACTTGCTGAAGCCAGACAAAGAGATCCTGCAGGACGGGGACCACATGATCATCCGCACGCTGAGCACCTTCAGGAACTACATCATGGACTTCCACGTCGGGAAGGAGTTTGAAGAGGATCTGACCGGCATAGACGACCGCAAGTGCATG ACCACGGTAAGCTGGGATGGGGACAAGCTCGAGTGTGTGCAGAAGGGCGAGAAGGAGGGCCGCGGCTGGACCCAGTGGATCGAGGGAGACGAGCTGCACCTG GAGATGAGGGTGCAGGGCGTGGTGTGCAAGCAAGTGTTCAAGAAGGTGCAGTGA